One region of Catenuloplanes indicus genomic DNA includes:
- a CDS encoding dioxygenase family protein, producing the protein MASAPLGKTAAADARIPAGHPFAAHLRRAASLGGAAAHRGWTEADGPLPSLYISHGAPMLFEMTEWMTQLHDWARALPRPNGVVIVSAHWESAPLSVSSTQATELVYDFGGFHPMYYRMRYDTPSAERLAHAVAGLMPDTEPVHEHRGRGLDHGAWVPLKIMYPEADIPVLQLSMPTHDPDRLMDLGRRLRTLRESGVLVIGSGYMTHGLPFVDWNRPDAVPGWSADFDTWAAEALGRGDVDTLAAFRDRAPGMPYAHPTVEHFTPLFVTLGAATDPAAPPISVIDGYSIGLAKRSLQAA; encoded by the coding sequence ATGGCATCCGCACCGCTCGGCAAGACCGCGGCAGCCGACGCCCGCATCCCCGCGGGGCATCCGTTCGCCGCGCACCTGCGCCGCGCCGCCTCGCTGGGAGGTGCGGCGGCGCACCGCGGCTGGACCGAGGCGGACGGCCCGCTGCCCAGCCTGTACATCAGCCACGGTGCGCCGATGCTGTTCGAGATGACCGAGTGGATGACCCAGCTGCACGACTGGGCGCGTGCGCTGCCCCGCCCGAACGGCGTCGTGATCGTCTCCGCGCACTGGGAGTCGGCGCCGCTCAGCGTGAGCAGCACGCAGGCCACCGAGCTGGTGTACGACTTCGGCGGCTTCCACCCGATGTACTACCGGATGCGCTACGACACGCCGTCCGCCGAGCGCCTGGCGCATGCGGTCGCCGGGCTGATGCCGGACACCGAGCCGGTGCACGAGCACCGCGGCCGCGGGCTGGACCACGGCGCCTGGGTGCCGCTGAAGATCATGTACCCGGAGGCGGACATTCCGGTGCTGCAACTGAGCATGCCCACGCACGACCCGGACCGCCTGATGGACCTCGGCCGCCGGCTGCGCACGCTGCGCGAGTCCGGTGTCCTGGTGATCGGCTCCGGCTACATGACGCACGGCCTGCCGTTCGTCGACTGGAACCGGCCGGACGCGGTGCCCGGCTGGTCGGCCGACTTCGACACCTGGGCGGCCGAGGCGCTCGGCCGCGGCGACGTCGACACGCTCGCCGCGTTCCGCGACCGGGCGCCCGGCATGCCGTACGCGCACCCCACGGTCGAGCACTTCACGCCGCTGTTCGTCACGCTGGGTGCCGCCACCGACCCGGCCGCGCCGCCGATCTCGGTGATCGACGGCTACAGCATCGGGCTGGCCAAGCGCTCCCTCCAGGCGGCCTGA
- a CDS encoding GTP pyrophosphokinase: protein MPQRRKSRPGRELVAASSVTPTFEKLRDLADDFSQFMLHYKFGLAEVETKVKILAEELAHKGRGNPIEHVSPRLKTPASITAKAARIGCAMTVDEVRAHIRDIAGIRIVCSFVSDVYTVADMLTRQPDINLLLTKDYIAAPKPNGYRSLHLIVEIPVFLSDRVVAVPVEVQLRTVAMDFWASLEHKIYYKYDPDIPAPLREELVAAAHDAARLDERMERLHREIHGPR from the coding sequence ATGCCTCAACGCAGGAAGTCCCGGCCAGGCAGGGAGCTGGTGGCCGCGTCCAGCGTGACGCCCACGTTCGAGAAGCTCCGGGATCTGGCCGACGATTTCTCGCAGTTCATGCTGCACTACAAGTTCGGGCTGGCCGAGGTCGAGACGAAAGTCAAGATCCTCGCGGAGGAGCTGGCGCACAAGGGCCGGGGCAACCCGATCGAGCACGTCAGCCCGAGGCTGAAGACGCCGGCCAGCATCACGGCGAAGGCGGCGCGGATCGGCTGCGCGATGACGGTCGACGAGGTCCGGGCGCACATCCGGGACATCGCCGGTATCCGCATCGTGTGCAGCTTCGTCTCCGACGTGTACACGGTCGCGGACATGCTCACCCGGCAGCCGGACATCAACCTGCTGCTCACCAAGGACTACATCGCGGCGCCGAAACCGAACGGCTACCGCAGCCTGCACCTGATCGTGGAGATCCCGGTGTTCCTGTCCGACCGGGTGGTGGCGGTCCCGGTCGAGGTGCAGCTGCGCACGGTCGCGATGGATTTCTGGGCCAGCCTGGAGCACAAGATCTACTACAAGTACGACCCGGACATCCCGGCCCCGCTGCGGGAGGAACTGGTCGCGGCCGCGCACGACGCGGCCCGGCTGGACGAGCGGATGGAACGCCTGCACCGGGAGATCCACGGGCCACGCTGA
- a CDS encoding GDSL-type esterase/lipase family protein produces MKDAIPRRRRSHRRALLAAAAASVLIAGFAVPQVANAAEPVRVPLDTVPASDIQASFGTLRDDLPSVNGVVAANGALYTGVGSQIMRMDPKTGATTPIAGAAGQSGCADATNGAGARFGLYDNVYTWNGSFPTPIGFDGRLLYVRDDLCGIRSVDPVTGATTTLTGLPIKEHSTTPWRATVAGGTMYILDNPEDAPYKLYQRDLATGVTTVLTDKIPTLPAPGPTEPYYSDEFIGTIVADEEAVWLWGVRLYRVDRKTGEITSRQFPFNARPLATYRGNAPQHDGHITVVGDWFYFAVQDNQDFPSLARLNKNTGEEQWLVGRDAEPLGLHDDAGGWLSEITGVTSDGTRVYVAQDITSGPAIVHTVDLVRVPAAPPTTAEPEPTTEPAPEPTPVQLRDEYIALGDSYSSGFGMGDYDWATHPDTWGTDNDCQRSSLAYSRWVALDFDLHRKARACQGGVTDDFFVSRDRREGAPWGELPQLDHLSERTALVTMTIGGNDSGFSDIYLNCMIDTSCHTRDNIRKSLADAFARLDGATGTDSIHSYAQIFDETLRRAPYAQRVIVGYPAFFPSNPGTGIIDGRCEGISTSTQVWIREKTLQLNAIIKRNAESHGFRYVDPNPRFAGHEFCGGSDEWFYGVLHPGKVHPTLTGHLAIADAIKDRLSNETRPGYVVHPEETVKTTTTVPAGLQSLHADIEWPGSDIQLTLTSPSGVVYSRTARPGGATGAFGPTWDRLDVPNPEAGVWTVSMFGADVDPQGEQALLNVVPVEKPNKAPAGGFDMTLSNGTLTLDGSAAKDSDGTIKDHEWYVEYADGTGVRATGKKATVTVTPGAGFTVTQVVRDDDASTAFTTKTVAGARVDVKPFLADNTIHAKAPGVTPIAIISTAELDATKIDLSSLRVGPAAARSYVAVQVDLNADRKPDLLIYPDTSAMGLKPGDTSLTVTGRTKAGAWFTGADRVRVLK; encoded by the coding sequence ATGAAAGACGCCATCCCACGTCGCCGGCGCAGCCACCGCCGGGCCCTCCTCGCCGCCGCGGCGGCCTCGGTGCTGATCGCCGGCTTCGCCGTCCCGCAGGTCGCCAACGCGGCCGAGCCGGTACGGGTACCGCTGGACACCGTGCCGGCCAGCGACATCCAAGCCTCGTTCGGCACCCTTCGCGACGACCTGCCGAGCGTCAACGGCGTCGTCGCGGCGAACGGCGCGCTCTACACGGGCGTCGGCTCGCAGATCATGCGGATGGACCCGAAGACCGGCGCCACCACACCGATTGCGGGCGCGGCCGGCCAGAGCGGCTGCGCGGACGCCACGAACGGCGCCGGCGCCCGGTTCGGCCTGTATGACAATGTCTACACCTGGAACGGCAGTTTCCCGACGCCGATCGGCTTCGACGGGCGGCTGCTCTACGTGCGCGACGACCTGTGCGGCATCCGGTCCGTGGACCCGGTCACCGGCGCCACCACCACGCTGACCGGGCTGCCGATCAAGGAGCACTCCACCACGCCCTGGCGGGCGACGGTTGCGGGCGGCACCATGTACATCCTCGACAACCCGGAGGATGCCCCGTACAAGCTGTACCAGCGGGATCTGGCCACCGGCGTCACCACGGTGCTCACCGACAAGATCCCGACGCTGCCGGCACCCGGACCGACCGAGCCCTACTACAGCGACGAGTTCATCGGCACCATCGTGGCCGACGAGGAGGCCGTCTGGCTGTGGGGAGTGCGCCTCTACCGGGTCGACCGGAAGACCGGCGAGATCACCAGCCGGCAGTTCCCGTTCAACGCGCGGCCACTGGCCACGTACCGGGGCAACGCGCCGCAGCACGACGGGCACATCACCGTCGTCGGCGACTGGTTCTACTTCGCGGTGCAGGACAACCAGGACTTCCCGTCCCTGGCCCGGCTGAACAAGAACACCGGCGAGGAGCAGTGGCTGGTCGGCCGGGACGCCGAGCCGCTCGGCCTCCACGACGACGCCGGCGGCTGGCTCTCCGAGATCACCGGCGTCACCTCGGACGGCACGCGCGTCTACGTCGCCCAGGACATCACCAGCGGCCCGGCCATCGTGCACACCGTCGACCTGGTCCGCGTGCCGGCGGCCCCGCCGACGACGGCCGAGCCCGAACCCACGACCGAGCCGGCCCCGGAACCCACCCCCGTCCAGCTGCGCGACGAGTACATCGCACTCGGCGACTCGTACTCCTCCGGATTCGGCATGGGTGACTACGACTGGGCCACCCACCCGGACACGTGGGGCACGGACAACGACTGTCAGCGGTCGTCCCTGGCCTACAGCCGGTGGGTCGCGCTCGACTTCGATCTGCACAGGAAGGCACGAGCCTGCCAGGGCGGCGTGACCGACGACTTCTTCGTGAGCCGCGACCGCCGCGAGGGCGCCCCGTGGGGTGAGCTCCCGCAGCTCGACCACCTCAGCGAGCGGACCGCCCTGGTCACCATGACCATCGGCGGCAACGACTCCGGATTCTCGGACATCTACCTGAACTGCATGATCGACACCTCCTGCCACACGCGGGACAACATCAGAAAGTCGCTCGCCGACGCTTTCGCCCGCCTGGACGGCGCGACCGGGACGGACAGCATCCACTCGTACGCGCAGATCTTCGACGAGACCCTGCGGCGGGCGCCCTACGCACAGCGCGTCATCGTCGGATATCCGGCCTTCTTCCCGAGCAACCCCGGCACCGGCATCATCGACGGCCGCTGCGAGGGCATCAGCACCTCCACCCAGGTCTGGATCCGGGAGAAGACGCTCCAGCTGAACGCGATCATCAAGCGCAACGCCGAGTCGCACGGTTTCCGCTACGTCGACCCGAACCCGCGCTTCGCCGGCCACGAGTTCTGCGGCGGCAGCGACGAATGGTTCTACGGCGTACTCCACCCGGGCAAGGTGCACCCCACGCTCACCGGGCATCTGGCCATCGCCGACGCGATCAAGGACCGGCTGTCGAACGAGACCCGCCCCGGGTACGTCGTCCACCCGGAGGAGACCGTCAAGACCACCACCACGGTGCCGGCGGGGCTGCAGTCGCTGCACGCCGACATCGAGTGGCCGGGCAGCGACATCCAGCTGACGCTGACGTCCCCGTCCGGGGTCGTCTACAGCCGCACCGCGCGGCCCGGCGGCGCGACCGGCGCGTTCGGGCCGACCTGGGACCGGCTGGACGTGCCGAACCCGGAGGCCGGCGTCTGGACGGTCTCGATGTTCGGCGCGGACGTCGACCCGCAGGGCGAGCAGGCGCTGCTCAACGTCGTCCCGGTGGAGAAGCCGAACAAGGCTCCGGCCGGCGGCTTCGACATGACGCTGTCGAACGGCACGCTCACGCTGGACGGCTCGGCCGCGAAGGACAGCGACGGCACGATCAAGGACCACGAGTGGTACGTCGAGTACGCCGACGGCACCGGCGTCCGCGCCACCGGGAAGAAGGCGACTGTCACGGTCACGCCGGGCGCCGGGTTCACGGTCACCCAGGTGGTCCGGGACGACGACGCGTCCACCGCGTTCACCACGAAGACGGTGGCCGGTGCGCGGGTCGACGTGAAGCCGTTCCTGGCGGACAACACGATCCACGCGAAGGCGCCGGGCGTCACCCCGATCGCGATCATCTCGACCGCTGAGCTCGACGCCACGAAGATCGACCTGTCGTCGCTGCGGGTCGGCCCGGCCGCCGCGCGGTCCTACGTCGCGGTGCAGGTGGACCTGAACGCCGACCGCAAGCCGGACCTGCTGATCTACCCGGACACCAGCGCGATGGGGCTCAAGCCCGGTGACACGTCGCTCACGGTGACCGGCCGTACCAAGGCCGGCGCCTGGTTCACCGGTGCCGACCGGGTCCGGGTCCTGAAGTAG